The sequence GACAGCGTGACCGTGGAGATGGTCATCGGCAATCTCAAAGCCAATGCAGCCCTCGCAACCGAGATTGTCAAAACCACGGCCGAGCGGATCGCAGCGCTGAGACCAGCCAGCGCGGCCCACCACGCCCTGCAGTATGCACTGATGACTCCCGCTGATCAGGTCCCGGCAGCGACTCGGCGCAAGCTGAACTTGTTCACCAAGTCCTACTGGGGGACCTTCAAGGGCTAGAGCTCCTCAGGAGCGCAAAGCTTTCCTGAGGTTGCCGCCGCAACTCTCGAGAAGCTCCCGAGCTGCGGAGATCTCGAGGGAGTGGCAGGCCATGACCAAAGCCAGCTTGACGGAACCCTTGCTGGCCTCAAGCAACGCTCGCCCCTGGACGCGGCTGAGGCCGGCCAAATCGGACATGATCCGCAGGGCTCGATCCTCCAACTTGCTGTTGGTGACCGCGACGTCCACCATCCGATTCCCATAGACCTTCCCCAAGCGGACCATCACGCCGGTACTCAGGATGTTGAGCGCCATCTTGGTGGCCGTTCCGGCCTTGAGGCGGGTGGATCCCGTCAAGACCTCCGCGCCGGTGATCAAGCGGATGTCGATCGCGCAGGGCATCGGCACCTGCTCCGCCGGAACACAGGCCAGGGCAATGGCCAGGGCACCGATGGAGCTGGCGTAGGTCAGACCGCCGTGGACATAGGGGGTGGTCCCCCCTGCAGCAATACCCACCAGGGCATCCTTCGCACTAAACCCCCTTGCTTCGAGATCGGCTCGGCCGGCTTCAGAAAGGTCCTCGAGTCCCTCGGAACTGCGCAGTAAGGCGGGCGCACCACCGGCCAGGACACCCTGAACCAAATCCGGAGGACTGCAGAAGGTTGGTGGGCATTCCGCTGCATCGAGGACCCCAAGGCGTCCTGATGTGCCAGCGCCTAAATAAAACAGGCGCCCACCGGCCTGAAGACGCTCGGCGATGGCATCAATGGCCTGGGCCAGCGCGGCTGAGGCAGCCGCAACAGCTTCCTGGGGCTTGCGATCCTCGGCAACGAAGACCTGAACCAGGTCTTCCGTGCTCAATGCATCCAATTCGGCGCTCGCCGGATTGACCTGTTCGGTCAGGAGATGTCCCCGCTGCACATCCTCAAAAGAGGACGGACTCACAGCAATCCCTCGAGACGCCGGCGGAAATCTTCCAGTTCGTTATTACCGGTGCTGATGGGCTCCTCCGTTGGAGCGACTGGGGCTTCGGCTGTTTGTGTGGCTTCCTGACCCGGTTCCGGTTGATCGCGCCAGGTGGTCACATCCATGTTCTTTTCAGGAGGGGCGATCAGCAGGCGCTCCTCAGCGGTTTGGGGCAAAAAGCCGCTAGGAACAAAACGGGCTTCATAGCCAGCACTGGAGCAAAACTCCTCCATCTCACGCCGCTCGATCGCTTCAACACTCGGCATCGGGAAGTCCTGCGCTTCCAGCAAGCCGGCATAACGTTCCGCGTCGTCACGGTCCTCAAAGAGAAGGACCACGGTGGAGCCGTTTAACTCCAGGGAGTGAATGCCCTCGTTCTCGCTGCCAGCGTCAAAGAGCAGAACGTGAACCGACATCCAGCACGCACGGGTCAATCACCAGTCTCTCACTGATTGATCACGCCATCACGCCCGCCGTCAATTTCCTCAGCGAGCTGTTGCAGCCGGCGGTACAGCGCTTCTTCCGCTTCGCTGAGCCCTTGGGGAACGACGAGACGGATCTCAACCAACTGGTCACCCCGCTGCTCGCGATGGCTCAAGCCTCGGGAGCGAAGACGCAAGAGGCGGCCGCTCGAGGAGCCAGGCGGAATACGCAATTGCACCGGACCATCCAGCGTCGGCACAACGGCGGTGCAACCCAGCGCCCCCTCAGCGGGGGACAACTCCAGTTGGTAGTGAACCCGCAGACCATCAATGCGCAATCCAGCATCGGTGCGAACCCGAAGCTGAAGGAAATGGTCGCGCCCGCCTGGGGCGACCCCAGCAAGGCGGAGACGCCAGCCATCTCCTGCCATGGCTGGCGTCCAGACCTCAATGGCTGTTCCATCGGGCAGTTCCAATTCCACACGGACGCCCTCGAGTGCCTGCTCAGGGGTGAGCTCCACCAACGATTCCAGCTCTTCACTGGCCACCACCGGGGGGGGCGGGGGCGGTACAGGTGGGGTCACCCCGCCGGCGGGGGAGGAGTCCTCCTCGAACGGCTCTGGTTCCTGAGGGATGAAGCCGTCATCGGAGACGTGTCGAGGGGAACGCCTCCGCTCCCGGTGAAAGACCACGTCCAGGTAGTCCTCAAAGTCGGGGAAACCAGTGGCGAAGGGATCCAACCCGGCCGCTGCGGCGACTGATTCATCGAGACTGGCCTCCCACTGCTGCCTCCGCTGGGGGTCACTGAGGACGGCGTAGGCCTCGTTGACCGCTTTGAACTGCTCCTCTGCGTGGGGGTCATCCCCGTTCAAGTCGGGATGCCAGCGGCGAGCCTGTTGCCGGAACGCTCGCTTCAGGGACGAAGCATCCGCGCCGGGATCAAGGCCGAGGACGGCCCAATGGTTGATGCTGCCCGTCTCGGACATCACAGGACTCACCTCCGTCAGTCCTCAGCCCAGGGATCTCCTTCATAGGAGCCGTGATCGGGTGTGGCCGGTGTCGCCGTTCTGGGACGGGGGGCATTGCCCCGCTCGACAACGCGGGCTTCGCGGAGCTGATCCACCCCTTCCTCATAGCGATCGTCGTAGCGGGCGTCATCGCGATCGGGGTAGCGATCGAACTCCCCGTAGCGGGGGGCCGGCTCGAATTCCCGTTCGCTTCGGCCGTAGCGATCAGCGGGCTCGTCCCAGGGCTGGTTGCGGGGTTGAGGCGATTGATCCCAGCGGGGTGGGGCCTCAATCGACCGATCCCAACTCGGACGCGGGGCATCAAATCGGTCCAGGCTCGGGCGATCCCAGCGGTCCTCCTGCCAGCCACCACCGAGACGCGGTTCACTCCAGGGGTCGCGGGAGCGGCCCGGGCGATCCCAGTCATCCCAATCGTCTTCAGCAAAGAGTTCATCCTTGAGCGAGCCCAAGGTGTTTTTGATTCCCTGGATCGGATTGGAGTCCTGCTTGCGCTCGCTGGCCAGACGCCGGTTCAAGCCATAGATGGCCTCTTGCAGCTGACTGACGCTGATGTCGAGTTCGCTGAGATCTCCATCGGCCAACATCTCCTGCACATCGCGCATGGCGATCTCAACGGCTCGTTGCTGGCGCTCGGCGCCGTAGGGACCCAATTCCAGGGCCGCATCCCGCAGCCGACGCTCGGCTTGACCCACCAAGGTTTGGGCGCGGTTGCGTCGATCGATCTCCGCCCGCTTGCGACGGTCCTCGCTGGCCTTTTCTTCGGCCTCCGCAATCAGGGTCTTGATCTCCTCTTCACTGAGGTTGGATCCGCCCTGGATGCTGACGCTCTGCTGCCGACCCGTCGTGCGGTCTGTGGCCGACACCTGGAGGAGTCCGTTGGCGTCAATGTCAAAGGAAACCTGGACTTGGGGGACGCCCCGGGGTGCAGGGGGGATGCCCGAGAGCTTGAAGCGGCCAAGGCTCTTGTTGCCATCGGCCATCTGACGCTCCCCTTGGAGCACGTGAATTTCAACAGAACTTTGGTTGGCTTCAGACGTGCTGAAGAGATCGCTCTTCCGCACCGGTATCGAGGTGTTGCGAGGGATCAGAACCTTCATCACCCCGCCGATGGTCTCCAATCCCAAGGAGAGCGGGGTCACGTCATTGAGCATCAGATCCCGCAGTTCGCCGGTCAGGATTCCGGCTTGGACAGCGGCGCCAATCGAAACGACCTCATCGGGATTGACGGACTGGCAGGGTTCCAGAGGAATCAAGGTGCGAACCATCTGCTGGACCATCGGCATCCGGGTCGAGCCACCCACCAGGACCACATCGTCGATGTCCTCAGCGGCAAATCCGGAGTCGCGCAGAGCCCGTTGCACCGGGCGAAGCAGACGATCGAGCAGGTCCGGACAGAGCCCTTCAAAGGTGCTGCGCTCCAGAGTCGTCTCGATATGGAGCGGTCCGTCCTTGCCCGTGGCGATGAAGGGCAAGGAAATAGGAGTGCTCTGAACACCACTGAGTTCGATCTTGGCCTTCTCGGCCGCCTCAGTCAGGCGCTGCAGGGCCTGACGATCCCGCCGCAGGTCGATCTCATGCTCTTTTTGGAAGGCATCAGCCAACCAATCCACGATTCTGCGATCCCAGTCGTTGCCACCCAGTTGGGTATCACCGCTGGTGGCTTTGACATCAAAAACCCCCTGGGCGATCCGAAGGATCGAGACATCGAACGTGCCACCGCCAAGGTCAAAGACCAGCACGCGCTTCACGGTGCTTCGGTCGAATCCGTAGGCCAGGGCTGCTGCAGTGGGTTCGTTCAGGATCCGTTCCACCGCAATCCCGGCCAGGCGGCCGGCATCACGGGTGGCCTGACGCTGGGCGTCATTGAAGTAAGCCGGAACCGTGATGACCGCGGCCTCCACGGGCTCACCGAGGTAGGTACTGGCGTCATCCACCAGCTTGCGCAACACGCTCGCTACCAGTTCCTCAGGGGCGTACTCCCGCTCCGTAGCTGGACAGACCACGCGCACATTGCCCTGGTCGTTGGCGCGCACGGTGTAGGGAACGGCCAGACTGCCGTCATCGAGCTCATCCCACTGGCGGCCAACAAAACGTTTGAGATTCGCGAAGGTATTCCGCGGGTTCAGGACCAGCTGGCGACGGGCCAGCTGACCGACAAGGAGTTCCTGGTCTTTGCTGAAGCCGACCACTGAAGGGGTCGTGCGACCGCCCTCCGCGCTCGCAATAACCTGCGGCCGACCACCCTCCAGCACCGCAACCACGGAGTTGGTGGTTCCCAGGTCGATTCCAACGATCCGTGCCAACTGCGTTCCTGCGCCCTGGGGCCATCCACGTCGTGCCCCAAAGCTAACGGCAATGGGGCAGAGGGATAGATTCCTAGGAGGTTAAGAACCCCATGGCCAGGAGTCCGCGCCTTGAGCTCTTCGCCTTGCGGCGTCGGTCGGCCACCGAACGGGCTGCTGACCGTGGTTTTCAGCAACTTGCCGTTGCCCTGGCAGGGGCCGTTGGCCTGTTGGTCTTCGCCATCCTGCTGACGGTCTTCACCGGTGCTTGGGAGGCAATCCAGACCTTCGGTCTGTCCTTCATCACCACGTCGGACTGGGATCCGATCAGCGAGCACTACGGCGCCTTCACCGCGATTTACGGCACGTTGGTGAGCTCAGGGGTGGCTCTTCTGATCGCTGTGCCCCTTGGCGTTGGCACGGCAATCTTTCTGACCGAGAACATCATCCCCAAGGGCATCAGGGAAGTGTTGGGCGTGATGGTGGAGCTGCTCGCAGCCATTCCCTCCGTGGTTCTGGGACTGTGGGCCATCGTTGTGATGGAGCCATTTCTGCGCCCCTTCCTGTCGGACCTCCATCGCTATCTGGGCTGGATTCCGCTGTTCTCGACAGAACCTCAGGGCCCCGGGATGGCCCCGGCCTCCTTGATCTTGGTTGTGATGATTTTGCCGATCATCACGGCGATCTCTCGGGACGCTTTGAGACAAGTGCCTGATGGGCTGAGGCAGGCGGCCTATGGGATTGGAACCACCCGCTGGGGGGCCATCCTTCAGGTCATGCTTCCCGCCGCAATCTCTGGAATCACCGGCGGGGTGATGTTGGCGCTGGGTCGTGCCATGGGCGAGACCATGGCCGTCACCATGATCATCGGCAACTCCAACAATTTCAGCTTCAGCCTGCTGGCTCCAGCGAACACGATTTCGTCAATGTTGGCCAACCAATTCGGTGAAGCCGATGGCATCCAGGTCTCAGCACTCATGTACGCGGCACTGGTGCTGATGCTGATGACCCTGCTGGTGAACCTTTTGGCCCAGCAGGTCGTGAAGCGACTGAGCCTGAAGTACTGAGCCATGACCCTTTCGAAGCGCGGCTCCCTCCGCTACCGCAGCAGCCTCTCGAGGAACATCTGGAACCGGGTCTTCACCTCGATCGCTGCCCTGTTCACAGGACTTGCCGTGCTGCCGCTGGTGTTGGTCCTGGTCTATGTGCTGATTAAGGGCGGAGCACTGATCAACTGGCAGCTCCTCACTGAGTTGCCGCCACCGCCTGGCCTCGATGGTGGCGGCATTGGTAACGCCATCGTTGGGACCTTGTTGATCACTGTTCTCGCCAGCTCAATTGCCATTCCTATCGGTGTGGGCGGTGGCATCTATCTGGCGGAGTACTCCCGCTCGGGTGGCTT is a genomic window of Synechococcus sp. A10-1-5-1 containing:
- the murQ gene encoding N-acetylmuramic acid 6-phosphate etherase, with amino-acid sequence MSPSSFEDVQRGHLLTEQVNPASAELDALSTEDLVQVFVAEDRKPQEAVAAASAALAQAIDAIAERLQAGGRLFYLGAGTSGRLGVLDAAECPPTFCSPPDLVQGVLAGGAPALLRSSEGLEDLSEAGRADLEARGFSAKDALVGIAAGGTTPYVHGGLTYASSIGALAIALACVPAEQVPMPCAIDIRLITGAEVLTGSTRLKAGTATKMALNILSTGVMVRLGKVYGNRMVDVAVTNSKLEDRALRIMSDLAGLSRVQGRALLEASKGSVKLALVMACHSLEISAARELLESCGGNLRKALRS
- the dnaK gene encoding molecular chaperone DnaK, encoding MARIVGIDLGTTNSVVAVLEGGRPQVIASAEGGRTTPSVVGFSKDQELLVGQLARRQLVLNPRNTFANLKRFVGRQWDELDDGSLAVPYTVRANDQGNVRVVCPATEREYAPEELVASVLRKLVDDASTYLGEPVEAAVITVPAYFNDAQRQATRDAGRLAGIAVERILNEPTAAALAYGFDRSTVKRVLVFDLGGGTFDVSILRIAQGVFDVKATSGDTQLGGNDWDRRIVDWLADAFQKEHEIDLRRDRQALQRLTEAAEKAKIELSGVQSTPISLPFIATGKDGPLHIETTLERSTFEGLCPDLLDRLLRPVQRALRDSGFAAEDIDDVVLVGGSTRMPMVQQMVRTLIPLEPCQSVNPDEVVSIGAAVQAGILTGELRDLMLNDVTPLSLGLETIGGVMKVLIPRNTSIPVRKSDLFSTSEANQSSVEIHVLQGERQMADGNKSLGRFKLSGIPPAPRGVPQVQVSFDIDANGLLQVSATDRTTGRQQSVSIQGGSNLSEEEIKTLIAEAEEKASEDRRKRAEIDRRNRAQTLVGQAERRLRDAALELGPYGAERQQRAVEIAMRDVQEMLADGDLSELDISVSQLQEAIYGLNRRLASERKQDSNPIQGIKNTLGSLKDELFAEDDWDDWDRPGRSRDPWSEPRLGGGWQEDRWDRPSLDRFDAPRPSWDRSIEAPPRWDQSPQPRNQPWDEPADRYGRSEREFEPAPRYGEFDRYPDRDDARYDDRYEEGVDQLREARVVERGNAPRPRTATPATPDHGSYEGDPWAED
- a CDS encoding DUF3110 domain-containing protein — its product is MSVHVLLFDAGSENEGIHSLELNGSTVVLLFEDRDDAERYAGLLEAQDFPMPSVEAIERREMEEFCSSAGYEARFVPSGFLPQTAEERLLIAPPEKNMDVTTWRDQPEPGQEATQTAEAPVAPTEEPISTGNNELEDFRRRLEGLL
- the pstC gene encoding phosphate ABC transporter permease subunit PstC; translation: MARSPRLELFALRRRSATERAADRGFQQLAVALAGAVGLLVFAILLTVFTGAWEAIQTFGLSFITTSDWDPISEHYGAFTAIYGTLVSSGVALLIAVPLGVGTAIFLTENIIPKGIREVLGVMVELLAAIPSVVLGLWAIVVMEPFLRPFLSDLHRYLGWIPLFSTEPQGPGMAPASLILVVMILPIITAISRDALRQVPDGLRQAAYGIGTTRWGAILQVMLPAAISGITGGVMLALGRAMGETMAVTMIIGNSNNFSFSLLAPANTISSMLANQFGEADGIQVSALMYAALVLMLMTLLVNLLAQQVVKRLSLKY
- a CDS encoding DnaJ domain-containing protein is translated as MSETGSINHWAVLGLDPGADASSLKRAFRQQARRWHPDLNGDDPHAEEQFKAVNEAYAVLSDPQRRQQWEASLDESVAAAAGLDPFATGFPDFEDYLDVVFHRERRRSPRHVSDDGFIPQEPEPFEEDSSPAGGVTPPVPPPPPPVVASEELESLVELTPEQALEGVRVELELPDGTAIEVWTPAMAGDGWRLRLAGVAPGGRDHFLQLRVRTDAGLRIDGLRVHYQLELSPAEGALGCTAVVPTLDGPVQLRIPPGSSSGRLLRLRSRGLSHREQRGDQLVEIRLVVPQGLSEAEEALYRRLQQLAEEIDGGRDGVINQ